The sequence CGTGTATAGTAACAACTACCTCGCCATAGGATATATCACCAATACAGTGAATGATTTCCGAAACGATATGCGGCTCTATTTCACGGGATTTACGGGTCATCGATCGTTGATTGTGTGACTTAAAATCAAAAAAAATATGAAAATGAGGGCATGAATATGAATATAATTTATTTTGACTAAAAATAAATAAAAATCAGAAGAATCAAATTTCAATTGAAATAAAAAAGGAAGGCCGTCTTCAGGAAAACGACCTTCCCTATTATTATCGTATCACGTTACCCACATGAAAAATGCGGAAAATTTTCCGGGGCCAGGAGGATATAAAGCAGATGCTGTCAGTAGGTCACGATACGGGCGAGCGATTTGGCCTGTGCCACCCACTCTTTGATCTGCAGAGCCGATGGGAGTTGCTGAACCAGTTTCCTTTTCGCGTTGACTTCCTGGATTTTCGCGTGCAGGTTTGCGGGATTACGCTGAGCAAGCTCAGGAACAGTATCCACTCCGGCCATCTCAAGCAATTCAGAATACGCTGTGCCGATCCCCTTGATCCTTGCCAGATCGGCACGGTTCACCAGAGTCAGTACAATCGCTTCGTCAAGACCGGTCGATGCAGAAAGCGATTGACGCCCAGTCCTGTCACGTCCTTGCTCGAGAAGGTCGCCGAAGCTTTTGATCCCCGCAGTGATGAGCTTCAGGGCGTGTACTTCCGGAACGCCTTCGAATGAAACCGCTTCCGGTTCGGCACTGTCCGACGAAACCCCGGAAACAATGACAACAGGATCTGACGGAAGGACTTCAGGCGCTTTAGCGCTGACCGTAAGAGAGATCATTTCAGCTTTCGCCGCCGGCTGCTGCAGGGCAAGAAACGGTACTTTTATGGGAAGTGCCCCAAGAAGTGTCATGATCTGCTCCCGAAAAGGAATCATTTTCTGACCTTCGCCAAGAACGAGCTGAACGGCTGCACCTGCGGATTCGAGCACATCACCGAGTGCCCCCGGTCCACCAAGTTCGCCCCGCAGAACCCTGCCGGCAAGATTCGACACACCCGGCACAATCTGCGAAGCCGTATCCCTGCCCATTTCCGCTCCGTAAGCGAACAAACCAACCGGATTGGTCAGCAACAACCTCTTGGCCTGTTCAGGACGGGAAAGTGCCTTTATGGTACCCTCGCCGGTTATGGTGGCCTGGCAGGCGAGACGTCCGCCACTTTGAATCTGCCGCGGAGAGAGGAAAGCCTTCTCGATGTCGGAAAGCGATGAAAGAAGCTCGTTGCCTTCGAGTACGGTCACATAACAGGCCTGGCATATTCCGTGGCCTCCGCATACATAACCCACATGACTGTGGTTGAGCCGGGCGGCCTTTCCGAGAGTCTGCCCTACTGCAGCGACACAGGGCAGATCGTTGATTACAAGATTCATAACAGGTTTTTGATTTATTGTCCGTTGCATTAAAAGAATTATTGCCCTTGCTGAGCCTTCATACGCTCCTGCATCTTTTCCATCGCAGCCTCCATCTTTTCGCGCTGCTCGGGAGATGCGTTGAAATTCATCGTCGGAAGTTCCGTTTTGGTGTAACCTGCAGGAACCTTGAAAAGCGAAGCATCGAGGCTCTGTTTATCGACCTGAACCAGTTCTGTGGTAACCTTTGATGGCGACAGAACCATTTTTACCGGAAAGCCGTCATAGCCCGCCGCTTTCAGGCGTTTCGCAAATTCCGGCATATCCTTGTCACGGCTGCTCTGCATCCTTGCAAAGGTGGCGTAATCGAGCACATCTTTCGAAACCCACATATCCGTAACGTTCTCCCCCCTGGTTACCCTGACATGCGTGCAGGAATAACCGTTTACGGTCTCCTTGCCGAGATTCTCGATTTTAGCATCCGCATATAAATCGGAATGGCTCTCTTTTCCGATCTCTTTTTTCATCTTATCGTTATCGATGACCGTATAGGATTTATTGCTCTCGTTCAGGATATAGACGAGATTCGGAGTTTCGGAGGGTGAGACAATCACGATCTGCAGACCGGCAGGCATGTTTTTTATATTCGATTTCGTCTCCATGCGCACCCCTTCTTTCGCAATGAACATCTTCGTCTCGGTGTTCCCGGCTTCAGGAATGGTAGTCCGCATCGTCAGAATGCCCTCGAACTCGCGAGAAAAAGGCAGAAACGAACCGCCGCTTTTTGCTGCGGGTTTTTCGCCTTCTTTCGGGCCATTACCACATGCGCCGAGCGAGAACACGGCAAAAAGAGCCAGGACAAAAACGGGAATGAGTTTACGCATGGCCGTAAAGTGTTTATGTTTTAGATAATAACGGTAAGTTTCATTTCCTCAGGGACTGGAAATCTGTTGGTATGAATAAACAAATGCTATCGTACCGATTCGAGCATTCAAACCCATAACCGGCACAAGGAACAAACTGCTCCCCTCCGAAAGGGGGTAGGACACGATCTGCCCTGTACCGGCATCCAGACCCGGATACAATGCGGAAAATGCACTTCCAAGGGTCTTTCTGTCGGTAGCCACCTTGACGGTACCGGTCGAATCGAGCAGCATAAGCGCCCCAAACTGCTTTTTCCTGACCAGTTCATTGAAATAGTCGTCTATCTGCCCATAATTTTCACGCATCAGCTCTCTGCGTACCGACCAGGCAAGCGGCACAGCAAAAAGCCTGATATCCGAACGCTGGATTGCAACCGAGCGCTCGTCGAAAACCCTCTCATAACGCTGCTTTTCAAGAGTTGCACGCTCAGCAGCCTGTTTGAGTTTCAACTCACCCAGAAAATACACAAGAACAACGCCGCCGGCAAGCAGTACAAGAAGAATCGGAACGGCAAACGCGAAAAACCGCTTAACCGGAGAACGCTTGCCATCGGCTGCTTCAGGAAAATTGACAGTATCCATGGTCAAGAAGGTGTCTGGTTGTTTGCTTCACTGTAGCGGTTCAGGTAAAACTCCTCCTTCTGCTGCATCTGAAGCCGCCCGTCAACGGTCTGATCGTCATAACCGATCAGATGAAGAGCAGAATGTATGGTTACACGCAGCAGTTCCAGCTTGAAATCCACCTCGAAACGACGGGCATTTTCCTCGATCACATCGAGAGATATGTAGAACTCACCGTCAATCTCCCGGTTATCGCTGTAACGAAAGGTGATGGTATCGGTGGCATAGTCATGCTGCAGAAACTCCCTGTTGATCTTTCTGATCATTTTTTTACCGCAATAGACCGCAACAATACTCTCTACACCAAACCCCTCTGAATCAAGAACATCGATAACCGTACGCTCAAGCAGCTCTTCATGAAGCTCTTTCCGGGTAGTATTAAAGATCTGCAGTGGCATACGCTGTGTTTTGGGAAGCCCTTATGAGCGCTTCCATGTGCTTGAGACTGTTTTTGTGAACTCTGAAGGTCAAAAGAATCTCTTCATCAAGATAATGCTTTTCAATCACTTCCGCATGATCATAAAGATAACCTATCAGCTTGTAGTTCGATACATGGGTGCGGATACTCCGCTCCCTGAATTCCTGTGCCAGATGGTCGCCGATAGCATCCTTGAGAGCTGATAAATTGATCTCTCTTGCTGCCGATACAAATACTGCATCGGGATAGTTTACCCGCAGCTCCCGAAGCGATCCGGAATCAGGCAGAGCATCTATCTTGTTGAAAACATCAATAATATTGTCATGCCCGACCCCTATTTCTTTAAGGGTTTGCCGTACAACCTGCATCTGTTCGGCAAATCCGGGATGACTCGCATCGATCACATGCAGAAGAAAATCGGCCTGCAGCACTTCATCGAGTGTGGACTTGAAACTTTCGACAAGATCATGCGGGAGTTTTCTGATGAATCCCACCGTATCGGAAAGCAGTACAAGCTTGTTTATTTTAAGTTCAAGGCGCCTTGTCTTGGTATCGAGCGTAGCGAAAAGTCTGTTTTCTGCAAAAGCCTCCGCTTCGGGACAAAGAGCGTTCATCAATGTCGACTTTCCTGCGTTGGTATACCCGACAAGCGCAACACCGGGAATAGAACGTCGACCCCGTGTCTGGGTATCGTGCTGTAACGATACCGCCCGAAGCTTTCGCTTCAGAGATGCAATACGGTTTCGCACCAAACGGCGATCCGTCTCGATCTGGGTTTCTCCGGGCCCTTTTGTGCCGATTCCTCCTTTCTGTTTCGACAGATGGGTCCACTGGCCCGACAGGCGTGGCAGCATATATTCAAGCTGGGCAAGCTCTACCTGCATCTTTGCTCTTGCCGATTTAGCCCTGATGGCAAAAATCTGCAGAATCAGACCGGTGCGGTCAATTACCTTGCACTCAAAGGCTTTTTCAAGATTTCTTGCCTGCACGGGCGAGAGGTCATCATCGACAATGACAATATCAATTACCTCATCCCTGACGAGCTGAGAAAGCTCATCGACCTTCCCGCTGCCGATATAAGACGCATGATCAGGCAGCTTCCGTTCCTGAATAACCGTTGCAAACACATCTGCGCCGGCGGTATCGGCAAGGAAAGCAAGTTCTTCGAGATACTCCTCGATCTGAGCTCTCGTTACCTCGGGAGGTGAACATAAACCAATCAGCACAGCCCGTTCACGGGGGCGGTTAAAAATAAATGTATTCAATTATTTCAGAACCGGTTTCGTAAGTACAGAATTTACAACAAGGTGCCTTATGGCATTTTGCGATATTTAACTCATTGTTTTATCTTGACACAACGAGAAAAACGGTTTTCCACCGTTAAAAGTTACACATTTTTGCTCTCATAAGCATACCGGTCAACTGCTTGGGGCAGATAAGACATAACTTCATATTATTTTTACTCCGTTGCGGCAACATTCCGTTTGGGATGACCATAACCGGCTTTTAAGCATTGTCCTGAGAAGCCGAAGGGCAGGGTGTCAATAGTTAAAGCACGCATGTTACATGAATTACCATTATAATGGACAAACCGCCGTGCAAGGGAAAGAAAAGGCGCTCACCCTTGAAAATGCATATCGATACTGCCGTCAGATATCAAAACATCACGCAAAAACCTTTTATCTGGCAACCCTTTTTCTGCCTAAACGACAACAGAATCCAATATTCGCCATCTATGCCCTGCTACGAACTGTTGACGATCTGGTAGATCTTGCCGAAGACAAGCTCACCAACGGCCAGATAACCCGTCAGGAAATCAACAGCTTGCTGGAAAACTGGAAAATCAGGCTGAAACAGTGCTACCGAGGAGAAGTGAGCCGCGACCCCATCATGATGGCATGGCACGATACCCTGAAAACCTATCCCATACCTATCGAACTCCCGCTCGACCTTATGGACGGCGTCGCCATGGACATCGAATTCAAGAAGTTTGAAACCTTTGACGACCTTTATGTGTACTGTTACAAAGTCGCTTCAGTCGTAGGGCTCATGACATCGGAAATTTTCGGATACAGCGACCGTCAGGCACTGCAGCATGCCATAGATCTCGGTATTGCCATGCAGCTCACCAATATTCTTCGAGACATCGGTGAAGATATTGACCGAGGCAGAATCTATCTCCCCATGGAGGATCTGAAAAGATTCGGATACAGCGAGGAAGAGTTCATGAAAAAAACCATGAACCACAATTTTCTGGCAATGATGAAGTTCCAGATTGAACGGGCAAGAAGTTACTACCGTTCTTCTGAAAAAGGGATCCCGATGCTTGAAAAAGAGAGCCGTTTTGCCGTTATGATCAGCAGTCGGAACTACTGCAATATTCTCCAGGCCATTGAAGAGAACAATTACGACGTCTTTTCCCGAAGGGCTTACCGCTCTTTTTATCAGAAAATCCGCACCATTCCGGAAATCTGGTATAAAACAAGAGTCTCGTAATAACTCCTCACCCTCCAGGAAAACCTGAAGCAATTTATTGAAAAAATATTTTTTTATTCATTTTAACCGCTATCATGCCGAAAGAGAACCAGCACCAGGAACAACCTCAGCAACTCTCGCTCAACGACCAGATGCAGCGCCGCCATGAAGAGCGCCGACACCTTGCGGAATCAGGAATCAATCCCTATCCCTGCACCTTCGACGTAACGGCCTGTTCAACCGATATCACCACCTCATTTCAGGATGAACAGCGTAAACAGGTATCGGTTGCCGGCAGGATCATGACCATACGAAAAATGGGAAAAGCCTCTTTTTTCCATATCCAGGACTCAAAAGGACGAATTCAGGTCTATCTGAAGAAAGACGATGTCGGAGAAACCGCGTACAACACCTTCAAGCTGCTGGATATCGGCGATATCGTCGGAGTGAAAGGGTTTACCTTCAGAACGAAAACCGGCGAAATCTCCGTCCATGCCGAAACGTTCGAGCTGCTCAGCAAATCGTTGCGTCCTATTCCGGTAGCCAAAGAGAAGGATATAGACGGTCAGAAAGTGGTATATGACGCCTTCAGCGACAAGGAGCTTCGTTACCGCCAGCGTTACGTCGACCTGATCGTCAATCCCGAAGTGAGGGAAACCTTCATCAAACGCTCGGCAATCGTCACATTCATGCGCCAGTTCTTTACCGGGAAGGGATGGCTTGAAGTTGAAACCCCGATTCTGCAGCCGATCTACGGAGGAGCGGCGGCCAGACCGTTTACGACCCACCACAACGCTCTTGACATGCAGCTCTATCTGCGCATAGCCAACGAGCTCTATCTCAAACGCCTCATCGTTGGCGGGTTTGACGGTGTTTTCGAGTTCGCCAAGGATTTCCGCAACGAAGGCATAGACCGCTTCCACAATCCTGAGTTCACCCAGGTTGAGCTCTATGTAGCCTACAAGGACTACAACTGGATGATGGAACTTGTCGAGGAGCTGCTCTACCGAACCACTCTCAGCGTCAACGGGACGCACACCACCAGTTTCCTCGGTAATGATATCTCCCTTGAACCGCCATTCAGACGCTTGACCATTGTCGACGCGATCAAGGAGTACTGCAATGTGGACGTCAGCGGCAAAAACGAAACCGAACTGCGTTCTGCGGCCAAGGATCTCGGTCTGGAACTCGACCCGAAAATCGGTGCGGGAAAAATCATCGATGAAATCTTCGGCGAATTTGTAGAGCCGAAGCTCATTCAGCCGACCTTCATTACAGACTACCCGACCGAAATGTCGCCGCTTGCCAAGGAACACCGCTCGAAACCCGGCTTCGTCGAACGGTTCGAACTGATAGCCGGCGGAAAGGAACTCTGCAACTCTTTCTCTGAGCTGAACGATCCGGTCATCCAGCGCGAGCGACTCGAATCGCAGGCGAAGCTGCGCCTTCGCGGCGATGAGGAAGCCATGGTGGTGGATGAGGATTTCCTCCGGGCTCTCGAATACGGCATGCCGCCCTGCGCCGGGCTCGGTATAGGCATCGATCGGGTAGTCATGCTGATTACCGGACAGGAATCAATTCGTGATGTGATTTTTTTCCCGCATCTGAAACCGGAATAGGTTTACCGAATTTCGGAAGAGGAGGAAAAAAACAAAGGCTTCTTGCAACTTTGAACAGGCCCTCATGACCCTCCTCTTATCCCGTTTCGAAAAACTCTCCCTGCCCGAACTGGTCGGCCAGGGAGAGAACGAGCAGATCGAGTTCAAAAGGCTCGTCCACTCGCCCTCCAAAATCGCAAAACCAATTACAGCTTTCGCCAATACATCGGGCGGCGTCATTCTCATCGGCGTGGATGACGATAAACGGATCGTGGGCATCCACAGCGAAAAAGAGATTCTCGAAGTCGTCGTCGAGGGAGTAAAACTGCATATCGATCCGGAACCGGAAATCAATATTTACCACGAAGAGTTCAAGCGAAGGCTGGTGCTCATGGTGCTTGTTCCCGAAAGCCCCGACAAACCGCACTACCACCTTGAACAGACAACGGATCCTCGAACCGGAAAGTCCGTAACGGAACAACGGGTCTATACCCGTGAAGGAAGCCGCAACAAGGCACTGTGCGACGACAGAATCACCCTGATGCAATCGAAAAAAAATCCGTTGAACGTTTCATTCGGCGAGAGAGAAAGAATGCTCCTGAACTTTCTCCGGAAAAACAGGAAAATCACGGCGGACGAATACGGAGAAATGACAGGGCTGCCACTCGCAAAGGCAAGAGAATCCCTCATCACCCTGGTACGATCAGGAGCGGTTATCTTGCAGACAGAGGGTGGAAAAAGCTACTACACCATGCCTACCTGACATCATAATAATCCCGATACCAGGCAACAAACCGTCTGACACCTTCCTCCACGGTAGTTTCCGGTTTATAATGCACATCCTGTATGAGCTGCTCGACATCGGCATAGGTGTCGGGCACGTCACCCGGCTGCATGGGCAGAAACTCCTTTTCCGCTGTTTTGCCGAGCTGCCGTTCGAGCGCCCCGATGTAGTCCATCAGGTTGACCGGCTGGCTGTTGCCGATGTTGTACACCTTCCACGGCGCACGGCTCGATCCGGGATCAGGGTGCAGCCCGGACCACTCAGGATTGCTTTCGGCATTGTGATCGAGCGTCCGGATCACCCCCTCGACGATGTCGTCGATGTAGGTGAAATCTCGCCGGTGTTTGCCATAGTTGAACACCTTGATCGGGCGGTTGTTCAGAATGGCATCGGTAAAGAGAAAGAGCGCCATATCGGGACGTCCCCACGGGCCATATACGGTAAAGAAGCGCAGTCCTGTTGCGGAAATGTTGTAGAGATGGCTGTATGTATGCGCCATCAGTTCGTTGGCTTTCTTGCTGGCTGCGTATAGAGAGAGCGGGTGATCGACATTGTCGTGCACCGAAAACGGCATAGTTTCGTTCGCGCCGTAGACCGAACTTGACGATGCATAAACGAGATGCTCCACGCCGTTATGACGACACCCTTCGAGAATATTCAGAAATCCCAGAATATTGCTTTCGACATAGGAGTGCGGATTGACAATGGAATAACGAACCCCGGCCTGAGCGGCAAGATTAACCACTTTTTCAAATCCGCCTTTGCGAAAAAGCTCTTCCATGCCCTGCCGGTCGGCAAGATCGGTTTTAACAAACCGGAAATCAGCATATGGCCTGAGCCAGTCAAGACGGGCCTCCTTCAGGCTCACATCATAATAATCATTCAGGTTATCAAGCCCTGTCACACGCTCTCCTCTTTCAAGAAGCCGTTGACAGACATGTGAACCGATAAAACCGGCTGCGCCGGTAACCAGAACGTTCATCGATAAAAAAGGTTAAAGTTGAAAGGGGCCTGAAGACTCTGAGAAAATATCAACGAGAAATAAGAAAAGAAATCGCTTCCTCGATTTCATAACAACACGTAAGGTTGAGGTCATGATTCAATAAAAACCAGTCTCATTCTGCTCCTCCGTCCCTACAGCATGAATAGGGGAAAGCAGTTCAGGATAAATGCTGACCTCTATGCCCTGCATGATCCGATCAAAATAAACGACAAGCCTCGATTCACGTCCCTCCTTCACCACAACACCCTCAAGGCCCTTGAACGGACCAGCCGTAACCATGACTTTCTGCCCGGGCGGAAGAGAAGCAACGATGCGCCTTACAGCATCCGGTTCCCTCACAAGCTTTTTAATCCAGTCAATATCCCGGCTGCTGATGACCGAGGGAGTCTTTCCGATGCCGATAAACTTCACGACGCCATCGGTATCAAGCACCTTGATATGCTCCGCTTTCATATCGATGTTGACAAACACATAGCCCCGGAAAAGAGGCTCACTTACTTTTTTTTTCCTGTCACTCCACTGACGCCAGGTTTCAAGAAGAGGCAGAAAGGCCTCGACCTCTTTTTCAAGAAACATTCGATGTACCTTTTTTTCATATCTGGATCGCACATAAACCGCATACCAGCATGAATTCCTGTCCGTTACTTTCATCCTTTCTGCAACTGAAAATCGTTATCGATGAATTATCTCCGATATAGTAAGGTGCGCGAATAACTTTTCAAAATGAAGACGGCTTCTTTATCTGATGATTGCAAGCCGCACAAAAAAAGCGATCGGCATGCACCAATCAAACCGATGGAATTTTTCTTGAGCCTTGCCATACCAACCAATCAAAAGTAATGTTAAAGAAACACAAAAAAACATCAGTGTTGCACATGAGATATTCTTGATTGTCTCACTTCTTTCATTTATCATTTTAATAACACAACAGGATCCGTCATGCGACTGAAAGGTCATGGAAAAAGCCGCACCACGCTCACTGCCCTCCTTTTTATTATCGTGCTTTCCGGGGCAGGCCTTGATAACGGACAGAAAACAGCTGAAGATTATTACTGGAGCGGCAAGGGAAAATATCATCACGGCGATTTCCGGGGCGCAATCGAAGATTACGACAAGGCCTCCGAACTTGCTCCGGATGCAGCAAAAATATTCGGCAGCCGGGCTGCGGCCAAACGTAAACTCGGCGACAAGGACGGAGCAATCAGTGATGCCCGTAAAGCAGCCCGGCTCGGCGACAAGGATGCCCAGCGCATCCTGCGCATGCTCGGTTACGACTGGTAATTTTTTCTGCCCGTAAAACTCAAAAAAGTCCTTAGATTGACGGCTTGAACCCTTTCGGGTACCATCTGAAACCGTCATGAGCGGCCAAAGTACAAGGCGGACGGAGCCGGAGAACCCGGAGTCCCGACAAGTCGGGATGAGGATTTCGAGCACCACCCTACACAGCAAGAGGACCGCGTAACAGTATCTGCATGGTACCATTTCAAGCAAGATGCCGACACCACATCAACAATGCCACTGCAATTCAGCGTCACCTGCACAGATCCGCATACAGCCGCACGATGCGGCGTGCTCCATACCGATCACGGAACAATCCCGACTCCTGTCTTCATGCCTGTCGGCACGAGAGCCAGCGTGAAATCCGTGCCGACGGGTCTCCTTGCAGGACTCAACGTGCATATCATTCTTGCCAACACCTACCACCTTTATCTGAAACCGGGCAACACCATCATAAGGAAAGCCGGAGGAGTCCACCGGTTCATGAACTGGAACGGCCCGCTCCTGACCGACAGCGGAGGCTATCAGGTTTACTCGCTCTCCGATCTGCGCAAAATCACCGAAGAGGGGGTAACGTTCAAATCGCACCTCGATGGCTCGAAATTGCAGTTCACACCGGAAAACGTTGTAGATACACAACGCGTCATCGGCAGCGACATCATGATGCCGCTCGACGAATGCCCTCCCTCGACTGCCGAGCGCAGCTACATAGAAAAGTCCGGAGAACTCACCTTGCGGTGGGCCGAACGCGCCAGATCGCACTTCGTCCGCACCAGCCCGCTCTACGGGCATCAGCAGTACCAGTTCGGCATAACACAGGGAGGCGTGCACACCGACCTCAGAACCATTTCGTCGAAAGCCCTCGTGGATCTCGATTTTGACGGCTACGCGGTGGGCGGTATGGCAGTTGGAGAACCGGCTGAAGCCATGTACCGGGTACTCGAGCTCTCGCATAACCTGCTTCCGGAACACAAACCGCGCTACCTGATGGGGGTGGGCACGCCGGAAAACATACTCAATGCGATCGAACGCGGCATCGACATGTTCGACTGTGTGATCCCCACTCGGGAAGGGCGAAATGGCAGGGTTTACACCCGAAACGGCACCATGAACCTCCGCTCGGCAAAATTCGCCGAAGACTTCCGCCCGATCGACGAAGGGTTCGATAACGAAATCAGCCAAAGCTACTCCCGCGCCTACATCCGCCACCTTCTGAACGTCGGAGAGATTTTCGGCCTCACGCTCTGCACTATGCAGAACATCTCCTTCTTCATGTGGCTCACGACCACCGCCCGAACGAACATACAGAACGGCACTTTCACCACCTGGAAGGAGGAGTTTCTCCGGCAATTCAACAGCAAACAAAACAGGTAACCATGCACAACATCTTTCTGCTGAGCCTTGGCTGCTCGAAAAACACCGTCGATTCCGAACGGCTGATGGCCCAGGCCGCAGCAAGCGGCATGATCTTTACCGAGTTTGCCGACGATGCTGACATCATTCTCATAAACACCTGCGGCTTCATCCAGGACGCCAAAGAGGAATCCATAGCAGAAACCCTCGCCGCCATCCGGAAGAAGCAGGATGAAAAGGTGCGCAAAGTTTACGTGATGGGCTGCCTGCCGGAGCTTTACAGGAAAGAACTGGCGGATGAGATGCCTGAAATCGACGGATTTTTTGGTACCCGCGAACTTCCCGATGTGCTCCGGGCCATCGGAGCCGAGTACCGCGAGGAGCTGCTCGACCGGCGTATACTGCTCACGCCGCCCCACTACGCCTTCCTGAAAATCGCCGAAGGGTGCAACCGTCAGTGCTCCTTCTGCTCGATCCCGAAAATCCGTGGACGCTATGTTAGCCAGCCGCCGGAACAGCTGCTGCGCGAAGCCGCTCTCCTCCGGCAGTCAGGCGTCAGGGAGCTGAACCTCATTGCGCAGGACATCAGCGTTTACGGCTGCGACCTTGATGGAAGTTCGCTCCTGAACGACCTTGTGCTCCGCCTTTCCGATATGGAGTTCGAGCGCATCCGCCTGCTTTACGCCTACCCGCTGAACTTCCCGATGGAGGTGATCGACACCATGCGCGAGCGCGAAAACGTGTGCAATTATCTCGACATGCCGCTGCAGCATATCAGCGACCGGATCCTGCGCTCGATGAACCGCGGTATTGACAGTACCGGAACCGTCAGGCTGATCGAATCCATCCGCCAGCGCAATCCAGATATCCGGCTCCGCACCACCATGATCGCCGGCTACCCCGGCGAAACCGGAGAGGAGTTCGAGGAACTGCTGCAATTCGTCGCAGAGACCCGTTTCGACCGACTCGGCTGCTTCCCCTACAGCCACGAGGAGCACTC comes from Chlorobium limicola DSM 245 and encodes:
- the hflX gene encoding GTPase HflX; translation: MNTFIFNRPRERAVLIGLCSPPEVTRAQIEEYLEELAFLADTAGADVFATVIQERKLPDHASYIGSGKVDELSQLVRDEVIDIVIVDDDLSPVQARNLEKAFECKVIDRTGLILQIFAIRAKSARAKMQVELAQLEYMLPRLSGQWTHLSKQKGGIGTKGPGETQIETDRRLVRNRIASLKRKLRAVSLQHDTQTRGRRSIPGVALVGYTNAGKSTLMNALCPEAEAFAENRLFATLDTKTRRLELKINKLVLLSDTVGFIRKLPHDLVESFKSTLDEVLQADFLLHVIDASHPGFAEQMQVVRQTLKEIGVGHDNIIDVFNKIDALPDSGSLRELRVNYPDAVFVSAAREINLSALKDAIGDHLAQEFRERSIRTHVSNYKLIGYLYDHAEVIEKHYLDEEILLTFRVHKNSLKHMEALIRASQNTAYATADL
- the lysS gene encoding lysine--tRNA ligase: MPKENQHQEQPQQLSLNDQMQRRHEERRHLAESGINPYPCTFDVTACSTDITTSFQDEQRKQVSVAGRIMTIRKMGKASFFHIQDSKGRIQVYLKKDDVGETAYNTFKLLDIGDIVGVKGFTFRTKTGEISVHAETFELLSKSLRPIPVAKEKDIDGQKVVYDAFSDKELRYRQRYVDLIVNPEVRETFIKRSAIVTFMRQFFTGKGWLEVETPILQPIYGGAAARPFTTHHNALDMQLYLRIANELYLKRLIVGGFDGVFEFAKDFRNEGIDRFHNPEFTQVELYVAYKDYNWMMELVEELLYRTTLSVNGTHTTSFLGNDISLEPPFRRLTIVDAIKEYCNVDVSGKNETELRSAAKDLGLELDPKIGAGKIIDEIFGEFVEPKLIQPTFITDYPTEMSPLAKEHRSKPGFVERFELIAGGKELCNSFSELNDPVIQRERLESQAKLRLRGDEEAMVVDEDFLRALEYGMPPCAGLGIGIDRVVMLITGQESIRDVIFFPHLKPE
- a CDS encoding DUF4412 domain-containing protein, translated to MRKLIPVFVLALFAVFSLGACGNGPKEGEKPAAKSGGSFLPFSREFEGILTMRTTIPEAGNTETKMFIAKEGVRMETKSNIKNMPAGLQIVIVSPSETPNLVYILNESNKSYTVIDNDKMKKEIGKESHSDLYADAKIENLGKETVNGYSCTHVRVTRGENVTDMWVSKDVLDYATFARMQSSRDKDMPEFAKRLKAAGYDGFPVKMVLSPSKVTTELVQVDKQSLDASLFKVPAGYTKTELPTMNFNASPEQREKMEAAMEKMQERMKAQQGQ
- a CDS encoding NAD-dependent epimerase, with the protein product MNVLVTGAAGFIGSHVCQRLLERGERVTGLDNLNDYYDVSLKEARLDWLRPYADFRFVKTDLADRQGMEELFRKGGFEKVVNLAAQAGVRYSIVNPHSYVESNILGFLNILEGCRHNGVEHLVYASSSSVYGANETMPFSVHDNVDHPLSLYAASKKANELMAHTYSHLYNISATGLRFFTVYGPWGRPDMALFLFTDAILNNRPIKVFNYGKHRRDFTYIDDIVEGVIRTLDHNAESNPEWSGLHPDPGSSRAPWKVYNIGNSQPVNLMDYIGALERQLGKTAEKEFLPMQPGDVPDTYADVEQLIQDVHYKPETTVEEGVRRFVAWYRDYYDVR
- a CDS encoding DUF4332 domain-containing protein, producing the protein MNLVINDLPCVAAVGQTLGKAARLNHSHVGYVCGGHGICQACYVTVLEGNELLSSLSDIEKAFLSPRQIQSGGRLACQATITGEGTIKALSRPEQAKRLLLTNPVGLFAYGAEMGRDTASQIVPGVSNLAGRVLRGELGGPGALGDVLESAGAAVQLVLGEGQKMIPFREQIMTLLGALPIKVPFLALQQPAAKAEMISLTVSAKAPEVLPSDPVVIVSGVSSDSAEPEAVSFEGVPEVHALKLITAGIKSFGDLLEQGRDRTGRQSLSASTGLDEAIVLTLVNRADLARIKGIGTAYSELLEMAGVDTVPELAQRNPANLHAKIQEVNAKRKLVQQLPSALQIKEWVAQAKSLARIVTY
- the ybeY gene encoding rRNA maturation RNase YbeY; protein product: MPLQIFNTTRKELHEELLERTVIDVLDSEGFGVESIVAVYCGKKMIRKINREFLQHDYATDTITFRYSDNREIDGEFYISLDVIEENARRFEVDFKLELLRVTIHSALHLIGYDDQTVDGRLQMQQKEEFYLNRYSEANNQTPS
- a CDS encoding phytoene/squalene synthase family protein, translating into MNYHYNGQTAVQGKEKALTLENAYRYCRQISKHHAKTFYLATLFLPKRQQNPIFAIYALLRTVDDLVDLAEDKLTNGQITRQEINSLLENWKIRLKQCYRGEVSRDPIMMAWHDTLKTYPIPIELPLDLMDGVAMDIEFKKFETFDDLYVYCYKVASVVGLMTSEIFGYSDRQALQHAIDLGIAMQLTNILRDIGEDIDRGRIYLPMEDLKRFGYSEEEFMKKTMNHNFLAMMKFQIERARSYYRSSEKGIPMLEKESRFAVMISSRNYCNILQAIEENNYDVFSRRAYRSFYQKIRTIPEIWYKTRVS
- a CDS encoding AlbA family DNA-binding domain-containing protein, which produces MTLLLSRFEKLSLPELVGQGENEQIEFKRLVHSPSKIAKPITAFANTSGGVILIGVDDDKRIVGIHSEKEILEVVVEGVKLHIDPEPEINIYHEEFKRRLVLMVLVPESPDKPHYHLEQTTDPRTGKSVTEQRVYTREGSRNKALCDDRITLMQSKKNPLNVSFGERERMLLNFLRKNRKITADEYGEMTGLPLAKARESLITLVRSGAVILQTEGGKSYYTMPT